TGGCATTGAGCTAAGCGTTTAATGACTTCTCAATTAAAAAACCATCTCTCGACTGAAGGAGAGATGGTTTTTGTGTCTGCATAAGCTTCTGAGGAATGGACGAGCAAACAGACAATTAATTGGCGTTAATCCCCTGATCTGAATCAATCATGACCCCTTTCGTTTCATCGAAAACACAGATATTGCCGTAATTTTCTTTATAAGTCATATGATTGCCGCCATCAATAAAGTACCGCGGTGATTCGTCAGGATATTGAATGACTTTAACCGGGCATTTAGGATAACCGTCACTGAATGAAGTTGGTGGTAGAGATGGTTTGACATTGTTTTCATAGTCGCCATAAATCAAGGCAGTTGGCGTGTGACCGGTGACAATCGTTTTAGCGATCGGATTGTGAGCAAAAATGGGATGTTCCCGATTTTTGGTTTCGTCCATATTATAGATATACGGCTCACGGACCCACATTCGATTAAATGGCGTCGTTTCTTTTAAAGGATCTTCCAGCGATAGGTCTAGACCGGCGTGGATGAGCAACAGCTTGTCAAACTCAACAGCAGTTGGCATCTCGGCGATGAATTGAATCAGCGGTGACATGTAGGTCAACACGGCTTGTTGTAGGTTGCTTTTACGCGCTTTAGCTGGCGCGTAATCTTGCACCATTTGACGTAAGGTAGCCTTGCCGCCATTGATGAACCATGGATTATCTTTGTCGGCGAGATAATCCAGCAGCATCTGATCATGATTGCCACGGATCGCGATTGCCTGACTCGCCTGCACCTGCTCGCGAATTTGAGTGAGCACCCGCCCGCCGTATGGATAGCCATCAATGTAGTCACCCAAATAGACGGTCAAAGTATGGGGATACTTTGCTTGCATCGCCCGCACTCGATCCATTGTTTCCAGATGACCGTGAATATCTGAGACCACGATCATGGTCATAACGTTTGCCTCCTTATAAAACGCATGCTCCAGTCCCAAAACCTGCAGATAGGGCTTTTGGTCGCAATAGTCAGCGCTTGACTGTCACGATTAAAACGACTTATATTTCGGTTCCTAACAGGACTGCGCCGCGTTTTGCAAAAACTGCTGATAGGACCAGTTTACTTTATTTTTAGAAGAATGTGCGATATTAATAGGGGAATAGGGGTGAAAAGATGGATAAACGCTTAATCGTCATGCATAAT
This genomic window from Lacticaseibacillus paracasei subsp. paracasei contains:
- a CDS encoding metallophosphoesterase family protein, which encodes MTMIVVSDIHGHLETMDRVRAMQAKYPHTLTVYLGDYIDGYPYGGRVLTQIREQVQASQAIAIRGNHDQMLLDYLADKDNPWFINGGKATLRQMVQDYAPAKARKSNLQQAVLTYMSPLIQFIAEMPTAVEFDKLLLIHAGLDLSLEDPLKETTPFNRMWVREPYIYNMDETKNREHPIFAHNPIAKTIVTGHTPTALIYGDYENNVKPSLPPTSFSDGYPKCPVKVIQYPDESPRYFIDGGNHMTYKENYGNICVFDETKGVMIDSDQGINAN